In a genomic window of Ignisphaera sp.:
- a CDS encoding ABC transporter ATP-binding protein translates to MSEIILTANNLDGGYEVFVGERRVFVHAVDNVTLELYKDEVLGIAGESGCGKSTLIKMIYGAIIPPLVIRRGEVSIVTRNGDSLKLNKLGIDYIRKNIWWLEMSYIPQNSMNVLNPLKKIKDQFIDVYKYHGINVEKSEYVEKLKETLKIMGLPPEVINAYPHQLSGGMRQRVVIALSLIFNPRIVLLDEPTTAVDVMTQRIILSLLKEWREDNKSSFILVSHDMSVHAYMDDRIAVMYAGNIVETGNVLEVFKEPLHPYTKALIDSLIRKGDKTLRKGLAGSPPDLINPPPGCRFHPRCPYAMDICRVREPPEIRLDNRRFVKCWLYANSR, encoded by the coding sequence ATGTCAGAGATTATTCTTACAGCCAATAATCTTGATGGCGGTTATGAAGTATTTGTTGGAGAAAGAAGGGTGTTTGTACATGCTGTTGACAATGTTACGCTAGAGTTGTACAAAGATGAGGTATTGGGAATAGCAGGAGAGTCTGGTTGTGGCAAGTCTACATTAATTAAAATGATTTATGGTGCTATAATACCTCCACTAGTTATAAGACGTGGTGAAGTTTCTATTGTAACAAGAAATGGTGATTCTCTAAAGCTGAATAAGCTTGGAATAGACTATATTAGAAAAAACATCTGGTGGCTAGAGATGTCCTATATACCTCAAAATTCTATGAATGTTTTAAATCCATTAAAGAAAATAAAGGATCAGTTTATTGATGTATATAAATATCATGGTATTAATGTTGAAAAAAGCGAGTATGTAGAGAAATTAAAGGAAACGCTAAAGATAATGGGTTTACCTCCTGAGGTTATAAATGCATATCCTCATCAACTTTCGGGTGGTATGAGACAAAGGGTCGTGATTGCATTAAGTCTTATATTTAATCCGAGGATAGTTTTATTAGATGAGCCTACAACAGCTGTTGATGTAATGACACAAAGAATTATACTATCCCTTCTTAAAGAGTGGAGAGAAGATAATAAAAGTTCATTTATACTGGTATCCCATGATATGTCCGTACATGCATATATGGATGATAGAATCGCTGTTATGTATGCTGGTAATATAGTTGAAACAGGAAATGTACTAGAAGTATTTAAAGAACCTCTACATCCTTATACAAAAGCACTGATAGATTCACTCATTAGAAAAGGTGATAAAACACTTAGAAAAGGTTTAGCAGGATCTCCACCAGATTTGATCAACCCCCCACCTGGATGTAGGTTTCACCCGAGGTGTCCATATGCAATGGATATCTGTAGAGTTAGGGAGCCTCCAGAGATAAGACTAGATAACAGGAGATTTGTTAAGTGTTGGCTTTATGCAAACAGTAGGTGA
- a CDS encoding ABC transporter permease: protein MHPVIKYVLQRALLALLVIWAGLTISFILSRLMPFNAADLFISRLLSQGSTLTQKEIETMRAQLLQLYGLDKPLIIQYLIFLKNYMITGEMGPSFAFFPTNVKDVIAKALPWSLLLLILASVISWIIGNVLGALAALTKHRRISNVLENIAVGFQPIPFAVLATAFLIFYVLILKLPIPSGGYPGGTFLDMLIYMLRRALFPLLVLVLFGWFGGFVGMKAVALKMREEDFIVYSFLQGAPQRSIRFMIFRNSILPQFTSLVLGLSRVFVGSLLVEYIFNYPGIGYVLQSAIANADFNLMLGILFFATVATAIATFILDLVYPLIDPRIRYPGQG from the coding sequence ATGCATCCAGTTATAAAATATGTGTTACAGAGAGCTTTGTTAGCCCTACTTGTAATATGGGCAGGATTAACGATATCATTTATCTTGTCTAGATTGATGCCTTTTAATGCGGCTGATCTATTTATATCAAGGTTGTTGTCCCAAGGCTCAACTCTTACGCAGAAGGAAATTGAAACTATGAGAGCACAATTACTCCAATTATATGGGCTTGATAAACCACTAATTATTCAGTATTTGATTTTTTTGAAAAATTATATGATAACAGGGGAGATGGGTCCCTCTTTCGCATTTTTCCCGACCAATGTAAAAGATGTGATTGCAAAGGCTCTTCCATGGTCTCTATTACTACTTATCTTAGCTTCTGTTATTAGCTGGATTATCGGCAATGTTTTAGGAGCTTTGGCTGCCTTAACTAAGCATAGAAGGATCTCTAATGTTTTAGAGAATATAGCTGTAGGTTTTCAGCCTATACCATTTGCAGTATTAGCTACAGCATTTCTAATATTTTATGTTCTAATCCTTAAATTACCGATTCCAAGTGGCGGCTATCCAGGAGGTACATTTCTAGATATGTTAATATATATGCTTAGAAGAGCGTTGTTTCCTTTGCTAGTCTTAGTTTTATTTGGATGGTTTGGAGGATTTGTTGGTATGAAGGCTGTGGCACTTAAAATGCGTGAAGAAGATTTCATAGTTTATTCATTTCTTCAAGGAGCTCCGCAAAGATCTATTAGATTTATGATATTTAGAAACTCTATTCTCCCGCAATTCACCTCTTTGGTTTTAGGACTTTCAAGAGTGTTTGTAGGGTCTTTGCTTGTTGAATACATATTTAACTATCCTGGTATAGGATATGTGCTTCAAAGTGCTATAGCAAATGCTGATTTCAATTTAATGCTTGGCATATTATTCTTTGCAACTGTTGCAACAGCTATTGCAACATTTATTCTAGATTTGGTATATCCGCTTATAGATCCTAGAATCAGGTATCCTGGTCAAGGGTGA
- a CDS encoding glycoside hydrolase family 2 TIM barrel-domain containing protein: MKSLFRPRIPLEGFWKFRIDRNLIGDKEGWFRGFESSDLIYVPSSWNEQNPEWDQFTGVAWYQKNFYVDRLLDGKEAWIVFEGAGYKTSVWMNEKFVGEHEGSFTQFKFRVDSIRFGDLNKVVVRIDNTPSILNIPPAKELNLTVFDFFHYGGIHRPVYLEFTDVCHVDDVTIVTDHSGALKADIEIVCDREVDVRVALMDKELGKVISEDYIRNAKPGVLKFEKRYDGVKPWGPEEPNLYSFVVEVYVDNILRDAVYERIGFRSVVVRNGKIYLNDRPVFLKGFGRHEDFPVTGKYLPGAVLVRDFYLMKKIGANSFRTSHYPYSNEHLDLADEFGFMVILEPPLCYSGMERLLSNEDIAKLFSNEEYLTKAKKFIEEMIRQHKNRPSVIMYSVMNEPTSDIPEVAEAIRKLSEFTKSIDPTRPTTFASHRSVKDLALSYVDVISLNYYRGWYSEWGDIQKGVESMLNELEQIHSKFPEKPIILTEFGADAILGLHSDPPQMWSEEYQAELLKNYIEALMKKDYVVGLHIWNFADFRTPQSPRRTILNRKGIYTRDRQPKLSAIIVSALFNKIPSYIK; the protein is encoded by the coding sequence ATGAAATCATTGTTTAGACCAAGAATACCTCTCGAAGGCTTCTGGAAATTTAGAATTGATAGAAATCTCATTGGCGATAAAGAGGGTTGGTTCAGGGGTTTTGAATCTAGCGATTTAATATATGTTCCATCGTCTTGGAATGAGCAAAACCCTGAATGGGATCAGTTTACAGGTGTTGCATGGTATCAAAAGAATTTTTATGTTGATAGACTCTTAGATGGTAAAGAGGCTTGGATTGTATTTGAAGGTGCTGGATATAAAACTAGTGTATGGATGAATGAGAAGTTTGTTGGTGAGCATGAAGGATCTTTTACTCAATTCAAGTTTAGGGTAGATAGCATAAGATTTGGCGATCTTAACAAAGTTGTGGTAAGAATAGATAACACTCCATCGATACTCAATATACCTCCAGCAAAGGAACTTAATTTAACTGTCTTTGACTTCTTTCACTATGGTGGTATACACAGACCTGTTTACTTGGAATTTACTGATGTTTGTCATGTAGATGATGTAACAATTGTTACAGATCATAGTGGAGCCCTTAAAGCAGATATTGAGATAGTATGTGATAGAGAAGTTGATGTTAGAGTTGCTCTCATGGATAAAGAGCTAGGCAAGGTTATCTCAGAGGACTATATCAGAAATGCTAAACCTGGTGTATTGAAATTTGAGAAGAGATATGATGGTGTAAAGCCTTGGGGACCTGAAGAGCCGAATCTATATAGCTTTGTTGTTGAGGTTTACGTTGACAACATCTTGAGGGATGCTGTTTACGAGCGGATTGGTTTTAGAAGTGTTGTGGTAAGAAACGGAAAAATATACCTAAACGATAGGCCAGTGTTTCTCAAAGGTTTTGGTAGACATGAGGACTTTCCTGTTACAGGTAAGTATCTTCCAGGAGCTGTTCTTGTAAGAGACTTCTATCTTATGAAAAAAATAGGCGCAAATTCATTTAGAACCTCCCACTACCCATACTCTAACGAGCATCTAGATCTAGCAGACGAATTCGGCTTTATGGTTATTCTAGAGCCACCTCTATGCTACTCAGGCATGGAAAGGCTTCTCAGCAATGAGGATATTGCAAAGCTGTTCAGCAATGAAGAGTATTTGACAAAAGCAAAGAAATTCATAGAAGAAATGATTAGACAGCACAAGAATAGACCTTCAGTAATAATGTATAGCGTTATGAATGAACCCACAAGCGACATACCAGAAGTTGCAGAGGCTATAAGAAAACTCTCAGAGTTTACAAAATCCATCGATCCGACAAGGCCAACAACCTTTGCCTCTCACAGATCAGTTAAAGACCTTGCACTAAGCTATGTCGATGTCATATCGCTTAACTACTACCGTGGCTGGTACTCCGAATGGGGAGATATACAAAAAGGTGTGGAGAGTATGTTGAATGAGCTCGAACAAATACACAGCAAATTCCCAGAAAAACCAATAATACTAACAGAGTTTGGAGCAGACGCAATTCTAGGCTTGCATAGCGACCCACCACAGATGTGGTCAGAGGAATATCAAGCAGAGCTCCTCAAAAACTACATTGAAGCACTTATGAAGAAAGACTATGTAGTAGGGCTGCACATATGGAATTTCGCAGACTTCAGAACACCCCAAAGCCCACGTAGAACAATATTAAATAGAAAAGGTATTTACACAAGAGATAGACAGCCAAAATTATCCGCTATAATAGTATCAGCATTATTTAACAAAATCCCATCGTATATAAAGTAA
- a CDS encoding ABC transporter substrate-binding protein encodes MKSKTITTMLILAFLLLSLVSILINVPKLSAQLALPPGVKREETLILDVQVSSIANPDNFNSWVIGAQATMVGINQVCFSTLYYTDYKTGVTMPWLADGYPQYSSDYTMLTIKIVKGVYWSNGDPFTAWDVVYAINVSKANNKLSAYATLNTWVDSAWVVDDYTLVIKLKKPNPYFHYLVFTIIGPGIYNYMMPMRYFQKIGVNETNIHANLYNPPVCIGPYVLHSYDPGGTWFLWKRRDDWNRSSIMPLYKQKIILWPGPKYVMFRVFKTETDKVLAMSRGELDWIFDATWQAWESLRRVLGDRVQAWLPYYPYFWGYDTTVRGIYFNNMKYPYNITQVRWALALAINMTEVMTVGYKGVQRMTVIPGAAGYPAAAFLAFDLLFDDLLNFEITLPNGTKMKVFDSSIPFRVYNWARSTGLLTRNLTTPEILWVWGIGWWRYAPDAAEQILRSLGFKRGSDGKWLLPNGQPWKMKLNVPSGFEYDAIDLGLAVAEQWRKFGIDVEVVPLESASFWTPQLNYGAFEVGSYWGISGNDPNAMPIHFDSWRCDYVKPIGNYSSNGARYCNPKFDEALLKALNSPPGSSEARMYLKEAILTMLKDMPVIWTGDCKKLLPVLTDYWTNWPNAYNFYAGLKLWGNQYAQIVIGNLIPVKSSIDTPTSRPVNEPPPGTITFPTVPEEALKKILGAPGVTTSPATQPRTTTTPPTTSPTIQTPTQTAAMPAATITATVEKSVTIPTTATIMSTVLSTTVSTTPTTITVTEWTTTTVIAIALLAIGIAIGWTIKRK; translated from the coding sequence ATGAAAAGTAAAACTATAACTACTATGTTAATATTAGCGTTCCTATTATTGTCTTTAGTATCAATACTAATTAATGTTCCTAAGCTAAGTGCTCAACTAGCTTTACCTCCAGGCGTCAAAAGAGAAGAAACTCTTATTCTGGATGTTCAGGTTAGTAGTATTGCTAACCCTGATAACTTTAATTCATGGGTTATAGGTGCACAAGCTACAATGGTAGGCATAAACCAGGTGTGTTTCTCAACGCTGTATTATACTGATTATAAAACTGGCGTTACAATGCCTTGGCTAGCTGATGGCTATCCTCAGTACAGTTCCGATTACACCATGCTTACAATAAAAATTGTGAAAGGTGTCTATTGGAGTAATGGAGATCCGTTTACTGCATGGGATGTTGTTTACGCTATAAATGTTTCTAAAGCAAATAATAAGTTGTCGGCTTATGCAACGTTAAATACTTGGGTAGATTCAGCATGGGTTGTGGATGACTATACGCTTGTAATAAAGCTTAAGAAGCCTAATCCGTATTTCCATTACCTTGTATTTACTATCATAGGCCCTGGAATATACAATTATATGATGCCTATGCGATACTTCCAAAAAATTGGTGTAAATGAAACAAATATACATGCAAATCTCTATAACCCACCAGTTTGCATAGGACCATATGTACTTCATTCATATGATCCAGGTGGTACTTGGTTTCTCTGGAAGAGAAGAGATGATTGGAATAGATCATCCATAATGCCTTTATACAAGCAAAAGATTATCTTATGGCCAGGGCCAAAATATGTTATGTTTAGAGTATTCAAAACAGAGACTGATAAGGTTCTTGCAATGAGTAGAGGCGAGCTTGACTGGATATTTGATGCAACTTGGCAGGCTTGGGAGTCTCTAAGAAGGGTTCTTGGCGACAGGGTTCAGGCATGGCTACCATACTACCCCTACTTCTGGGGTTATGACACAACAGTCAGAGGCATATACTTCAATAATATGAAGTATCCGTATAACATAACCCAGGTTAGATGGGCACTTGCATTAGCAATTAACATGACGGAGGTTATGACAGTAGGATACAAAGGTGTTCAGAGAATGACTGTAATTCCAGGGGCGGCTGGGTACCCAGCAGCCGCATTCTTAGCATTTGATCTCCTATTTGATGATCTATTGAATTTTGAGATAACATTGCCTAATGGAACAAAGATGAAGGTCTTCGATTCATCCATACCATTTAGGGTATATAATTGGGCTAGATCCACGGGTTTGCTTACTAGGAACTTAACAACACCGGAAATTTTATGGGTTTGGGGTATAGGATGGTGGAGATATGCTCCAGATGCTGCTGAACAGATATTGAGAAGTCTAGGATTTAAGAGGGGATCAGATGGAAAATGGCTTTTGCCTAATGGACAACCATGGAAAATGAAACTCAATGTACCGTCAGGTTTTGAATACGACGCTATAGACCTTGGACTTGCTGTTGCAGAACAATGGAGAAAGTTTGGAATAGATGTTGAAGTTGTTCCACTAGAATCTGCCAGTTTCTGGACACCACAACTTAATTATGGTGCTTTTGAGGTAGGGTCATACTGGGGTATAAGCGGTAATGATCCAAATGCTATGCCAATACATTTTGATAGTTGGAGATGTGACTATGTGAAACCAATAGGAAACTACTCATCAAATGGAGCAAGATATTGCAATCCAAAATTTGATGAAGCACTACTAAAAGCTTTGAATAGTCCACCTGGATCTTCAGAAGCAAGGATGTATTTAAAGGAGGCTATCTTAACAATGCTAAAAGACATGCCAGTTATATGGACTGGGGACTGTAAGAAGTTGTTACCTGTATTAACAGATTATTGGACTAACTGGCCAAATGCATATAACTTCTATGCAGGTCTTAAATTGTGGGGCAATCAGTATGCACAAATAGTGATAGGTAACCTAATACCAGTTAAATCATCTATTGATACACCTACAAGCAGACCTGTAAACGAACCACCACCAGGTACAATAACATTTCCAACAGTACCGGAAGAAGCTCTAAAGAAAATCTTAGGGGCACCAGGAGTAACAACATCTCCAGCTACACAGCCTAGAACAACCACCACACCTCCAACAACATCCCCAACAATACAAACACCAACACAGACTGCTGCTATGCCGGCTGCCACCATTACAGCAACAGTTGAGAAGAGCGTTACAATACCAACAACAGCAACAATAATGTCAACAGTACTATCAACAACGGTATCAACAACACCAACAACAATAACAGTAACAGAATGGACAACAACAACAGTAATAGCAATAGCGCTCCTAGCAATCGGAATAGCAATCGGATGGACAATAAAAAGAAAATAA
- a CDS encoding ABC transporter permease subunit, whose translation MAYVYRFKEFAFRPKFLIPLIIFISLLFYAFIYPLRMPINPGRWYYAPPAQPPSLSYPFGTTIMGQDLFLLTPIALRNTIIISFMAAIISVLIAWIIGSTAALSRSVMRSILLTITDIICVIPGLPLLMVIFYAWRDYLTIPLIGVIMGLIGWGFPARSIYAILSSLSQRTFVYTSYFTGLSLYKIIFKDFVPYLLRYLMINLIGTMTWAIGNEVTASIFGAMKMEEATIGTTIHWAMYYQAILLGVWWWLVIPIAFIVAFVLSLYILMVEIDKYVFARVRVTWG comes from the coding sequence GTGGCTTACGTATATAGATTCAAGGAATTTGCCTTTAGACCAAAGTTTTTAATTCCGTTGATAATATTTATTTCTCTACTATTCTATGCATTCATATACCCTCTTAGAATGCCTATAAACCCTGGAAGATGGTATTATGCTCCTCCAGCACAACCACCTAGCCTCTCTTATCCGTTTGGCACAACGATTATGGGCCAAGACCTATTTTTATTAACGCCAATAGCGCTTAGGAACACAATAATAATTAGTTTCATGGCTGCAATAATATCTGTTTTAATTGCATGGATTATAGGCTCTACAGCTGCATTGTCTAGGTCTGTGATGAGGTCTATACTACTTACTATAACCGATATAATTTGTGTCATTCCTGGATTGCCATTGCTCATGGTAATATTTTATGCATGGCGCGACTACTTAACAATACCCTTAATAGGTGTTATAATGGGGTTGATAGGCTGGGGCTTTCCAGCAAGATCTATATATGCAATCTTGTCTAGCCTAAGTCAAAGAACCTTTGTTTACACATCATACTTTACTGGATTATCGCTATATAAAATCATATTTAAAGATTTTGTACCATACCTTCTTAGATATCTAATGATAAATCTTATAGGTACTATGACATGGGCCATTGGTAACGAGGTAACAGCATCCATATTTGGTGCTATGAAAATGGAAGAAGCGACTATTGGTACAACAATTCACTGGGCTATGTACTATCAAGCTATATTGCTAGGTGTTTGGTGGTGGCTTGTAATACCAATAGCATTTATAGTTGCCTTTGTACTATCTCTCTATATACTTATGGTGGAAATAGACAAATACGTGTTTGCTAGGGTTAGAGTTACTTGGGGATGA
- the gyaR gene encoding glyoxylate reductase, translating into MRPKLFVTRELFPDVIEKLSKYYDVEVWDRYQPPPYEVLLEKAKEVDALASLLSDRIDCNLLQQAKKLRIVAQYAVGYDNIDIECATRLGIYVTNTPGVLTEATAELTWALILAVARRIVEADTFVRWGEWWRTKTGWHPHMMLGIELKGKTLGIVGLGRIGSRVAEIGKAFGMKIIYYDKSRNVELEKSLGAEYRDIDALLQEADIVSIHVPLSKETYHLINEEKLKKMKKTAILVNTARGAVIDTNALVKALAEGWIAGVGLDVFEQEPLPPNHPLTAFKNAVLVPHIGSATYEARHAMAELVAENLIAFYEGREPPTLVNKDVLRVRPPGFK; encoded by the coding sequence ATGAGACCAAAACTTTTTGTAACAAGAGAACTTTTCCCCGATGTTATCGAAAAACTAAGTAAGTATTATGATGTAGAGGTCTGGGACAGGTATCAGCCTCCACCATATGAGGTTCTTCTTGAAAAAGCCAAAGAGGTTGATGCACTAGCATCTTTGTTGAGCGACAGAATAGACTGTAACCTTTTGCAGCAAGCCAAAAAGCTTAGAATTGTTGCCCAGTATGCTGTTGGCTACGACAATATAGATATTGAGTGTGCAACCAGACTGGGAATCTATGTTACCAACACACCTGGTGTCTTGACAGAGGCTACAGCTGAGCTTACATGGGCTTTGATACTAGCTGTTGCGAGAAGAATTGTTGAAGCTGATACATTCGTTAGGTGGGGTGAGTGGTGGAGAACTAAAACTGGTTGGCACCCACATATGATGCTAGGTATTGAGTTAAAGGGGAAGACACTGGGCATCGTAGGTCTTGGCAGAATAGGTTCTAGAGTGGCTGAGATAGGCAAGGCATTTGGCATGAAGATAATATACTACGATAAATCAAGGAATGTGGAATTGGAGAAAAGCCTTGGCGCGGAATACAGAGATATTGACGCTCTTTTGCAAGAAGCAGATATAGTCTCAATACACGTGCCCCTGAGCAAAGAAACCTATCATCTTATTAACGAGGAGAAGCTCAAAAAGATGAAAAAGACAGCTATACTAGTAAACACTGCAAGGGGCGCTGTGATAGACACAAATGCTTTAGTAAAAGCCTTGGCCGAGGGCTGGATAGCTGGTGTAGGTCTGGATGTCTTTGAGCAAGAGCCTCTCCCACCAAACCACCCACTAACAGCATTTAAGAACGCCGTGCTGGTACCACACATAGGCTCTGCAACTTATGAAGCTAGGCATGCAATGGCAGAACTTGTTGCAGAAAATCTCATAGCATTTTACGAAGGTAGAGAGCCACCAACACTAGTAAACAAAGATGTTTTGAGGGTAAGGCCACCAGGATTCAAATAA
- a CDS encoding DUF58 domain-containing protein, giving the protein MTAVLAIVSTSLSIVTSVKNIVLDIKALRLDIAGLENEYIELPFIVMCRLPYFLSITAVELDKDMGISYSKHVTHINGDVFELKIYVKGYVGAHRINGLTITFHDIFRLFRIVVKSRLDTPIAVYVVPVETLTRFRIEFVLPSEVSYESYLSRRRGYGINILGIREYIVGDEFKRIAWKATAKTGRLMVKEYEGMSYRNIVVVASLHNGHYIGDPPPINYIANTILGIVSNACERNMKIRVGIITEESIKISDEIIKKGIDNIYTVLSLIEWPLKLSRFHSYSSSNRIVRWFVKQLVFNTCREPCIIALFIDPLDDLDVENIARLYRELKVYGHELRLFLAPPALINLLSNKNLSLQDLDNVVKEINRINTIVKRLHRIVKIYAPDKYMIK; this is encoded by the coding sequence GTGACTGCAGTTCTAGCAATTGTCTCAACATCACTTTCTATAGTGACATCGGTAAAGAACATAGTATTGGATATAAAAGCTCTAAGACTTGATATAGCCGGGTTAGAAAACGAATATATTGAATTACCATTTATTGTAATGTGTAGATTACCCTATTTTTTGTCTATTACTGCTGTAGAGTTAGATAAGGATATGGGCATCTCATATTCTAAACATGTTACACACATAAACGGCGATGTATTTGAGTTAAAAATCTATGTAAAGGGTTATGTTGGCGCCCATAGAATAAATGGATTGACAATAACCTTTCATGACATATTCAGATTATTTAGAATTGTAGTGAAATCAAGATTAGATACACCAATAGCTGTGTATGTAGTTCCTGTTGAAACATTAACTCGGTTTAGAATAGAATTTGTACTGCCATCAGAAGTTTCATATGAATCTTACTTATCTAGGAGAAGAGGATATGGAATAAACATACTTGGTATAAGGGAGTATATTGTAGGTGACGAGTTTAAAAGAATAGCTTGGAAAGCAACAGCAAAAACAGGTCGTTTAATGGTCAAAGAGTACGAGGGCATGTCCTATAGAAACATAGTTGTTGTTGCATCTCTTCACAATGGACATTACATAGGGGATCCACCACCCATAAACTATATAGCAAACACTATACTAGGTATTGTCTCTAATGCTTGTGAGAGAAATATGAAGATAAGGGTTGGAATAATCACAGAAGAAAGTATAAAGATAAGTGATGAGATAATTAAAAAAGGAATTGACAATATATACACGGTTCTATCTTTGATTGAATGGCCTCTAAAACTAAGTAGATTTCATAGCTATTCTAGTAGCAATAGAATAGTTAGATGGTTCGTTAAACAGCTGGTTTTCAATACCTGTAGAGAGCCATGCATCATTGCATTATTTATTGATCCATTAGATGACTTAGACGTTGAAAATATTGCAAGGCTTTATAGAGAGCTTAAGGTATATGGACATGAGCTAAGATTGTTTCTAGCACCGCCAGCACTAATAAATCTTCTGTCTAACAAGAATTTGTCTTTACAAGACCTTGACAATGTTGTAAAAGAAATTAATAGAATAAATACAATAGTTAAAAGACTTCATAGAATAGTAAAGATTTACGCGCCAGATAAATATATGATAAAATAA
- a CDS encoding ABC transporter ATP-binding protein, translating into MAEDNMLIIENVTKLYGYGLLGLRKFKALDSISINIDLRKPSIVVIAGETGSGKTTLLRIIMGMTKPDSGRVLYRGYDVHRLKRYLVKWYRKEVQPVFQDPYEAFNPLRKIDSYFFDTARNLLGLKDRDEIENRIDKVLRHVGLSLDRILGKYPHEFSGGELQRISIARALLTNPKIILADEPVSMLDATLRIGVLNILKNLKEEMNMNIIYVTHDLATAYYIGDYISIMYRGTLIEFGPITKVYHEPKHPYTQALLDSILDPDPATREKVPMIKPSALEVKEFLITGCRYANRCPYAKDICWSKLPPFIKIDDVNVRCWRYLGYKE; encoded by the coding sequence TTGGCTGAAGATAACATGCTTATCATCGAGAATGTAACAAAACTTTATGGCTATGGTCTTTTAGGCCTAAGAAAGTTTAAGGCATTGGATAGTATATCGATCAATATAGATCTCCGAAAACCAAGTATCGTTGTTATAGCTGGTGAAACCGGTAGTGGCAAAACAACATTACTTCGAATAATCATGGGGATGACCAAACCTGATTCTGGAAGGGTTTTATATAGAGGATATGATGTACATAGACTAAAGAGATATTTAGTTAAATGGTATAGAAAAGAAGTTCAGCCAGTGTTTCAAGATCCTTATGAAGCTTTTAACCCACTTAGGAAAATAGACTCATATTTTTTTGACACAGCTCGAAATCTTCTTGGCTTAAAAGATAGAGATGAGATTGAGAATAGAATTGATAAGGTGCTTCGTCATGTTGGATTAAGTTTAGATAGAATACTTGGTAAGTATCCACATGAATTTTCTGGCGGAGAACTTCAAAGAATTTCAATTGCAAGAGCTTTGCTGACAAATCCAAAGATAATTCTTGCAGACGAGCCTGTATCTATGCTTGACGCAACATTAAGGATTGGTGTACTGAACATATTAAAGAACTTGAAAGAGGAAATGAATATGAACATAATTTATGTTACACATGACCTAGCTACAGCATATTATATAGGTGATTACATCTCGATTATGTATAGAGGTACTTTAATTGAATTTGGACCTATAACAAAAGTTTATCATGAACCTAAACATCCATATACTCAAGCATTGCTGGACTCCATACTCGATCCCGATCCGGCAACAAGAGAAAAGGTTCCTATGATAAAGCCATCTGCTTTAGAGGTAAAGGAGTTTCTAATTACGGGTTGCAGATATGCAAATCGATGTCCTTATGCAAAGGATATATGCTGGAGTAAACTACCACCATTTATAAAAATAGATGATGTGAATGTTAGATGCTGGAGATATTTAGGATATAAGGAATAG